The genomic region GTCCAGTCTTGGTTGGCTTGGTGATCGGTCGGAAAGCATGTGTCGGGCGCGTGGTACGATTTCGAGGTATTGCAGGGGAGCTCATGGCCGGGAGGGGGCCTAGGAATCGGGTTACCTGGACCATGTTAGCGAATGACAGTCCCTCGAAATCAGGGAAAGCCCATACCCCTCGGCCGTTTGGACCGGTCAATATCAAGGACCATATCTATGGTCAGCTCGATCTGCAAGACGCACTCTGCACCGGCGGGGCAGATAGGCTTGACATCAATAGCCATGCTCTGCCATGAGGCATCAAACAGCTTGTGTCCATCGAGCAGGGTGGCAATGCCCGCCTTGCCCTTGCATGGTAGAAGCTTCAGGAAAGGGGTAAGGTTCTCGGTACACACCACCTCATGGGGCAGAACGCCATAGAGCAAATGTGTGTCAGCGGCAGTCATATTCGGATGGTCGCCCTCGGGCTGGAAGGACATAACGGGTCGGGTGGTTCGGGTGCCATCGATGAAGTTGAGCGAGGCGCAAAAGAGGCCAGAGAGCGCATTCGTCAGCGTCAGCCATTTGTGATCGGCCCTGTAGCCCAAAGCTGTCAGTTCGTGGGAGCGAAACGGAAATCACTGTGAAGAGTCATACTCCTCGTCCGTTGCAGCTTGTAGCCAAGCCCACAGCTCGACGCCTGTTCCCCCTTCCCTGGTGCCGCCCCATGGTCTCGCGCCCCAGCTCTCGGaatcccacctccccaggcCAAACCTCAGGTGCAGCTCTTGGGTGCCGGCATGTTGGAGAATTTGTCCAAGCGATCGAGGGAAGAATCGGAAGTTGTGCGCTTCAAACTCGGAGAGCGAAGTGTTGGATCGGAAATTGAAGCTTGCTAAAAGTGCCGACAGAGGCAGTGGTCGGAGGACGAGCTGTTCGTGGTAGTCtgccgcggcggcggatgctgaagaaagaagagaggaaaaggaaacgAACGAGAGCAAAGCGAAGGAAAATAGTTGACGCATTTTCCAAACAATCACGGCGGTCCGTCCATTGGCGCCGGGCAACACATAAGGTACAAGAGAAGACAAAAAGTTTGATGTATTTCAGGGACCAAGAAGCCAGTGCATCGTGGGTGTGTGTCTTAGCTGTCGCGACGCACGCACGAGATGACGGCCACTGTCAGACACCGAGCGGCGCCCAGGGGTCAATTAGAGCCCCATAGTAACGGGTGGACCCCACATCTCCCAGCGTGTTGCATTTTCCAGCAACGGCAGCCTTGCAGCGCGGCTGAACTCAACCATCAATTTATTTTCCAAAAAGCATCCCAGCCACACCTTGACGTCGACATCAGCGCAGCATACAAACCAATAACCAGTTGTCAGCGCTTTGCATCGCTATTTTTCTGATACCTGAACCTCGCGTCACTTACAACATTCAATCTTTCCCATTATATTTTTGCCTGTCTGTTCCCAAAGCCGGCCGGAACCATGGCAGCTGAACAACGAAAGCTTCTTGGTCAGTCCTCATCCCGTCCTATCGCTATTCTTCCTTGCCTCCCTCCATGTCACTAACTCTCCTTTAGAGCAGCTGATGggctccaacctcaccacccgcgCCGCCCAGCTTCCCCTAACCGACCCAAAAGTCTGCCGATCCTATCTCGTCGGCACCTGTCCCCACGACCTCTTCACCAACACAAAGGCAGATCTTGGCCCCTGCCCTCGCGTCCACTCCGAGCCGCTCAAGCAAGAGTACGACTCCCTCCCAGAAcccgaaaagaagaaacTCGGCTTCGAGCACGACTACCTGCGCGACCTGTCTTCGCGAATCGATGCCTGCAACCGTAACATCGACACACTCCAGCGACGCTTAGAAAAGACGCCTGATGAAGTCCGGCAAACCAACGCGCTGTTGAAGGCTATCTCTGACCTCGGCTCAACAATCGCGAATGGCCTCCTGGAGGTGGAGATTCTGGCTGAAACGGGAGAAGTAGGAAGAGCTTACGACGAGTACTACAAGGTTCGACACGCCCAAGCGGCCAAGGCAGACAAAGAGAAGGAGCTTAAGGCGCTGAGTGAGACGTCTGGGCCCTCGGGACATCAGAAGCTACAGGTGTGCGATGTGTGTGGTGCCTATCTCAGCAGGCTGGACAATGACAGGCGTTTGGCCGATCACTTCTTTGGCAAAATGCACTTGGGCTTCGCCCAGATGAGAAAGGCGTACGAATCTTTCCCCAAGGAAATGAGAGGGAGGTaccagggcggcggcggaggtggcggcgggcaTGGAAGAGGAGTGCAGCAAATGGACGACGATATGGGCCATGTTCCCACGGGGCCGGGAGGAGGATTCGGTGATGGCTGGAATAAGGGGCCACGAGGCCCCCGTGCCGGCGGAGGATTCCGTCCGAGAGGGccaagaagagggtggtAGTTTGTTTTGCAGGACGCCCGGTCGTATTTTCATTCTTTGGCTAAGACTGTTACTGCAGGTTGCATTGGCAAGGCGTTTTGGAGTTGTACAGATGTTGCGTTCTGGGCACAATTTGATTTCATTGGTTGGAATTGTCTCGGCTATGGTCTCACAGATGGCCACACACAAAGGCCTCGCCCCAACCAACATAAGACAGAATTATGTGTAAGAAAAACATGTTGAGCGCCTAAATATATCCAGCTGCTTCATCTcacatttttttcttctggcGAGCAGCTGCCTTCCCAAGCTCAACGCGGATGATTTTGTCTAAAGTCAGCATGAAACCCACATGGGATGTGATGGGCATGCATTATTAGTTCTTTCATTGTGTCTACGCACTGCTTGCTTTAGACTTGTACATGGCTTGTTCCACCGGATAAACTCCCCATGACCACGATAACTGTTGCACTGGCACCGGTGGctgagcaggagcagcactCTGGGCTAGAAGAGCCctgtgaagaggaggagcaacGACAGGAAGAAGACTTTTATGAGGCGAACGAGGCTAATAAGCAGGAAAACCCCAATAAGAAAGAGGGGCTCTGTGATGAAGAGTCGTGTAAAGAGGAAGACCCAGAGAAGAaacagagagaaaagaggggacagagggaaaagaagagacagGAGCCTGACTGGGGTCCCGTATTCGACCGTCGATATTACGGTTTATCAACACTATTACAACACCCAACCGACGAACCTTCTGGCCTCTTGCCTGCACAGACAACCTTTCAATACAAACCTTTGGACCCACCCAAACAAGAATTCAGATGGATCTCTCTCC from Podospora bellae-mahoneyi strain CBS 112042 chromosome 4, whole genome shotgun sequence harbors:
- the LUC7 gene encoding splicing factor (EggNog:ENOG503NVIA; COG:A; BUSCO:EOG09264D7Y); this translates as MAAEQRKLLEQLMGSNLTTRAAQLPLTDPKVCRSYLVGTCPHDLFTNTKADLGPCPRVHSEPLKQEYDSLPEPEKKKLGFEHDYLRDLSSRIDACNRNIDTLQRRLEKTPDEVRQTNALLKAISDLGSTIANGLLEVEILAETGEVGRAYDEYYKVRHAQAAKADKEKELKALSETSGPSGHQKLQVCDVCGAYLSRLDNDRRLADHFFGKMHLGFAQMRKAYESFPKEMRGRYQGGGGGGGGHGRGVQQMDDDMGHVPTGPGGGFGDGWNKGPRGPRAGGGFRPRGPRRGW
- a CDS encoding hypothetical protein (EggNog:ENOG503NZSA; COG:S) — encoded protein: MTTITVALAPVAEQEQHSGLEEPCEEEEQRQEEDFYEANEANKQENPNKKEGLCDEESCKEEDPEKKQREKRGQREKKRQEPDWGPVFDRRYYGLSTLLQHPTDEPSGLLPAQTTFQYKPLDPPKQEFRWISLLPAEFEDDIFISIVHEEFAIAPKPVFVQNCWAPNYEEVDPNHNIIMVTQNLEIALRHLRDKEEWISMRIDAICIDQQNVAERSHQVAFMGETYRKAAKTYNGLVHSQMTATRRWNGST